From the Robbsia betulipollinis genome, the window CGTCGTCACAGTGCGGCACGGGCCGGTGCTGTCGTTCGCACCCGTGCGCCAGCGCGCCGAGGCGGCGTCGCATCTGCTGGCGAAAGGGCCGGCCTACGTGCTCTACGCCTTGCTCGATTTCATCGTCGATCAGTATGGCGTGGTCGCGACGGCGCTGGAGCACCGCTTCGACACGCTGGAAACCGCGATTTTCAGCGACCGTTTCGATCGGCAGGCCATCGAGCGCCTGTACGACATCAAGTCCGAACTGCTGCGCCTGCGCGGTTTCGCGATGCCGGTCGAAATCATCTGCAGCGAACTGATCCGGCTGCACGAGGATCTCGTGTCGAAGGACCTGCGGGCGTATTTCCGCGACGTCCAGGATCATGTGTCGCGCGTCATCAATATCGTCGACGTCGTGCGGGAAATGCTGACCACGGCGATCCAGGTGAATCTGGCGCTGGTCTCGGTCGCGCAGAACGAGATCGTCAAGCGTCTGGCGGGGTGGGGCGCCGTGCTGGCGGTGCCGACCGTGGTCTTCAGCATGTACGGCATGAACTTCAAGGTGATGCCGGAACTGAACTGGCCGTGGGCCTATCCGGCGGTCCTGGCGCTCACCGTGGGCGGCTGCGGCATGCTGTTCTGGCGCTTTCGCCGCGCCGGCTGGCTCTGAGCGTCCGGGTCCCGACGGCCCGCCCCCGTCGAAACGGCACCCGCGCGCCGGCCTACGCCGCGTTGCCCGGCGCCTTGAGCACCTGCCATTCGACCAGCACCGGGTCCGCGCTGGCCGAACCCGCCCACAGCTGTCCGTCCTGACGCGTGAACTGCAGGCACATGCTGCGTTCCGCCAGTGCGGCCAGACCGGCGGCGGCGCCGTCGGCCAGACTCCACACCTCGAGCCGGTCCAGCCGCGCCACCTTGTTCCTGACCTGCTGCCACCAGATGTCGGCGGTGCGGCCGGCGTGCGCGACCACCAGCGCGGCGTCGGCGCGGCCCGCCGCGCGTGCCATCCTCCGCTCGTCCGGCTGCCCCAGATCGATCCACTTCTCGATGCGTCCGGTCAGGTCCTTCTGCCAGATGTCCGGTTCGTCGACCTCGCTTAAGCCCTTGGTGAAGGTCAGGGTGTCCGAGGCATGCAGCGCGAAGACGGCCAGACGCACCATCATGCGCTCGTCGGTTTCCGAGGGGTGCCGGGCGATCGTCAGGGTGTGCG encodes:
- the corA gene encoding magnesium/cobalt transporter CorA, which produces MIVNSLAYKSGWPPRPVAMDRISDALQAPDTFVWLGIADPDTAELRRVQEEFGLHDLAIEDALNAHQRPKIETYGNTLFIALRTVQLVEGEVQFGEVHIFIGARFVVTVRHGPVLSFAPVRQRAEAASHLLAKGPAYVLYALLDFIVDQYGVVATALEHRFDTLETAIFSDRFDRQAIERLYDIKSELLRLRGFAMPVEIICSELIRLHEDLVSKDLRAYFRDVQDHVSRVINIVDVVREMLTTAIQVNLALVSVAQNEIVKRLAGWGAVLAVPTVVFSMYGMNFKVMPELNWPWAYPAVLALTVGGCGMLFWRFRRAGWL
- a CDS encoding YaeQ family protein, coding for MALKATIYKAELQIADMDRHYYGTHTLTIARHPSETDERMMVRLAVFALHASDTLTFTKGLSEVDEPDIWQKDLTGRIEKWIDLGQPDERRMARAAGRADAALVVAHAGRTADIWWQQVRNKVARLDRLEVWSLADGAAAGLAALAERSMCLQFTRQDGQLWAGSASADPVLVEWQVLKAPGNAA